A window of Primulina tabacum isolate GXHZ01 chromosome 4, ASM2559414v2, whole genome shotgun sequence contains these coding sequences:
- the LOC142543203 gene encoding uncharacterized protein LOC142543203 isoform X1: protein MPLDSKKKMLDIIKEKHDLPPGTESWTLRSIATKWRNWKSELKKKYYDPELPMQVLLEERDKRAFAEQYVKLVAQWNSEKSKERSEKNKIARNQKIMNQTTGRRSFAQVQQKLKKEKGRPPSRVELFHACFTHVNGSPSGNIVAEKLAAMKELENQLPEDEDDQIGQNDVFAQIIGPDRSGRVRMLGDGVNPSDLGG, encoded by the exons ATGCCCCTGGATAGTAAGAAAAAAATGCTAGATATTATAAAG GAAAAGCACGACCTTCCTCCTGGAACAGAAAGTTGGACGCTACGTTCAATAGCAACAAAATGGAGAAACTGGAAGTCAGAACTAAAAAAGAAGTATTATGATCCTGAGTTGCCAATGCAAGTTCTTCTTGAAGAAAGAGATAAAAGAGCTTTTGCAGAACAATATGTGAAACTAGTTGCTCAGTGGAACTCAGAAAAATCAAAg GAGAGAAGTGAAAAAAATAAGATTGCTCGAAACCAAAAGATAATGAATCAGACAACTGGAAGAAGATCTTTCGCTCAAGTGCAACAAAAATTG aaaaaagaaaaagggcGACCTCCATCAAGAGTTGAATTATTTCATGCCTGTTTCACTCATGTTAATGGAAGTCCCTCGGGCAACATTGTGGCAGAAAAATTG GCTGCAATGAAAGAACTAGAAAATCAACTTCCTGAAGATGAGGATGATCAAATTGGTCAAAATGACGTATTTGCTCAAATCATTGGACCAGATAGATCAGGCCGAGTGCGTATGCTTGGTGATGGTGTTAACCCATCTGATTTAGGGGGATAA